One window of uncultured Trichococcus sp. genomic DNA carries:
- a CDS encoding Mini-ribonuclease 3 gives MEKSIVTEQNWSLLNGLALAYVGDAAYETYIRTHLLEKGHTKPNQLHRRATFFVSAKAQAKLMHAMLAKEGFLSEEEMDMYRRGRNSKSHTIAKNADVTTYRIATGFESLMGYLHLSGQKARLEELIRWCIQEVEENNYEK, from the coding sequence ATGGAGAAGAGCATAGTGACAGAACAGAATTGGAGTTTATTGAACGGTCTCGCTTTGGCCTACGTCGGCGATGCCGCTTATGAGACCTATATCCGAACGCATTTATTAGAAAAAGGACACACCAAACCCAACCAACTCCACCGTCGCGCGACTTTTTTCGTTTCCGCCAAGGCCCAAGCGAAGCTGATGCATGCGATGCTGGCCAAAGAGGGCTTCCTGAGCGAAGAAGAAATGGACATGTACCGTCGCGGCCGCAACAGCAAGAGCCATACGATCGCCAAAAATGCGGACGTAACGACCTATCGCATCGCGACCGGCTTCGAGTCGTTGATGGGCTATCTGCATCTTTCCGGCCAAAAAGCGCGGCTTGAAGAGTTGATCCGTTGGTGTATCCAAGAAGTCGAGGAAAACAATTATGAAAAATAA
- the rlmB gene encoding 23S rRNA (guanosine(2251)-2'-O)-methyltransferase RlmB yields the protein MGRHPVLELLRSDRDVNKLFIQDGLGGEKLGDIIQLAKDRKIQIQAVPKSKLDTLSDNAVHQGVIAATAAFQYAVLDDLFEAAAAKNEDPFFIILDGVEDPHNLGSVLRTADACGAHGVIIPKRRAVGLTATVAKASTGAIEHVPVVRVTNLHRTVEELKERGVWIYATDMKGQDYRQWDTTLPLAMIIGNEGKGVSRLLKESADGLLTIPMVGHVQSLNAGVAAGLMMYEVFRKRHV from the coding sequence ATGGGACGCCACCCGGTACTGGAATTGCTGCGCTCCGATCGCGACGTCAACAAACTGTTCATCCAGGACGGCTTGGGCGGAGAAAAATTGGGCGACATCATCCAGCTGGCGAAGGACCGCAAAATCCAGATCCAAGCGGTGCCGAAGTCCAAATTGGACACCTTGTCCGACAATGCCGTCCATCAGGGCGTCATCGCCGCTACGGCCGCTTTCCAGTATGCCGTGCTCGATGATCTCTTCGAAGCGGCCGCCGCCAAGAACGAAGATCCTTTCTTCATCATCCTGGATGGTGTCGAGGATCCGCATAACCTTGGTTCCGTGCTGCGTACCGCGGATGCCTGCGGTGCCCACGGAGTCATCATTCCGAAGCGCCGCGCAGTCGGCTTGACGGCGACCGTCGCCAAAGCTTCGACAGGCGCCATCGAACATGTCCCGGTCGTGCGCGTAACGAACCTGCACCGCACAGTCGAAGAACTGAAGGAACGCGGTGTCTGGATCTACGCCACAGACATGAAAGGACAGGACTACCGCCAGTGGGACACAACCTTGCCATTGGCGATGATCATCGGAAACGAAGGCAAAGGCGTTTCGCGCCTGTTGAAGGAATCCGCTGACGGCCTGTTGACCATCCCGATGGTCGGCCATGTGCAGAGCCTGAACGCCGGCGTTGCAGCCGGACTGATGATGTACGAAGTTTTCCGCAAACGCCACGTTTGA
- a CDS encoding NYN domain-containing protein translates to MKKEILIVDGYNMIGAWPELVKLKNQDLIEEARDQLLQALSDYQNYEGNEVWCVFDAQFVPGITKEYSKYRVKVIFTAQGETADTYIEGVVKKLRNVLTEVYVATSDLAEQQLVFSKGAQRISAIELYKDIKRSKKALETESRRFRDQRQRGTWSDDQLEILREIYKDMLD, encoded by the coding sequence TTGAAGAAAGAAATCCTGATAGTGGACGGCTACAATATGATCGGCGCCTGGCCGGAACTGGTGAAGCTGAAGAACCAGGACCTCATCGAAGAGGCCAGGGATCAACTGCTGCAGGCGCTGTCCGATTACCAGAACTATGAAGGCAATGAAGTCTGGTGCGTCTTCGACGCCCAGTTCGTTCCCGGCATCACCAAAGAATACTCCAAATACCGCGTGAAGGTCATCTTCACCGCCCAAGGGGAGACCGCCGACACCTACATCGAAGGCGTCGTCAAAAAACTGCGTAACGTGCTGACCGAAGTCTACGTCGCCACCAGCGACCTGGCCGAACAGCAGCTCGTCTTTTCGAAAGGCGCCCAGCGCATCTCCGCCATCGAACTCTACAAGGACATCAAGCGTTCCAAAAAAGCCTTGGAGACCGAAAGCCGCCGCTTCCGCGACCAACGCCAGCGCGGCACCTGGTCGGATGACCAACTGGAGATCCTGCGGGAGATCTATAAGGATATGCTGGATTGA
- a CDS encoding nuclear transport factor 2 family protein, translating into MTQDVQRISAQIWDAKQANDMTRVVDLIADNAHFVHMGITFDKTGELAVFNEKAFLFKAVEIAEEYVEDYGSTAIIFKKLVLTAVIGGNEVQNPFVISEVFTKTEDGWKLADETYTRIATDFDTYQM; encoded by the coding sequence ATGACACAAGATGTTCAACGCATTTCCGCACAAATTTGGGATGCAAAGCAAGCAAATGATATGACCAGAGTGGTGGATTTAATTGCAGACAACGCGCACTTTGTTCATATGGGGATCACCTTTGATAAGACAGGTGAGCTGGCAGTTTTTAATGAAAAAGCCTTCCTCTTTAAAGCGGTTGAGATTGCAGAGGAATACGTCGAGGACTACGGCAGCACCGCTATCATTTTCAAAAAACTTGTCCTGACCGCCGTCATCGGGGGAAATGAAGTACAAAATCCTTTTGTCATCTCGGAAGTCTTCACAAAGACGGAAGATGGCTGGAAATTAGCTGACGAAACCTATACCCGGATAGCAACTGATTTTGATACTTATCAAATGTGA
- a CDS encoding YbjQ family protein yields MILVNTDYISGKEFEMLGLVKGSTIQSKNLGRDISQGLKTLIGGELKAYNEMMNEARALATKRMVDEATALEADAVVNIRYASSAIMQGSAEVIVYGTAVKFK; encoded by the coding sequence ATGATCTTAGTAAATACTGATTATATAAGCGGAAAAGAATTTGAAATGTTGGGACTGGTTAAGGGGAGTACGATTCAGTCCAAAAACTTAGGGCGCGATATTTCACAAGGGCTTAAAACGCTAATTGGTGGGGAGCTCAAAGCCTACAACGAAATGATGAATGAGGCCAGGGCTCTAGCAACAAAGCGGATGGTTGACGAAGCGACTGCATTAGAGGCGGATGCAGTTGTAAACATTCGGTATGCTTCCTCTGCAATCATGCAAGGCTCAGCTGAGGTGATCGTATATGGGACCGCTGTTAAATTTAAATAA
- a CDS encoding MFS transporter, with translation MKKPNLTLLVFSLMSFVLAMTAFVFSGILDKVAVSLGISVAQSGLLNTMYSYGAAFGVPITLILFRKVERSRMLKLMLFVTILTTFALIYAQNFVQLLIVRLLMGISANSYGVLAISTILALSPKDRQGRSLAFYIMGSSLALVIGIPLTRALSSILDWRSIFWILNGMMLLSLAYFLKYLPKADHASTKLNLKKELQFFKDRKTLLLLAYTLTMFMGYNAFYTYATPYLLLLFPSIEPLMSLILVALGLASFTGNLLGGHVSDAIGYAKSMMLGAVLQTAAMLLILVFQPSKWLSVLFIIMWLMSAWFTGLQLNTGIAQVTENKSSFMLSINGSLIQLGGAFGASLAAVVINLSGIHSITFVTLLTSLTLVLIQVVSMKKYP, from the coding sequence ATGAAAAAACCAAATCTAACGTTGCTGGTCTTCAGTTTGATGAGCTTTGTCCTTGCCATGACGGCTTTTGTCTTCAGCGGCATTTTGGACAAAGTGGCCGTTTCGCTGGGCATCTCGGTGGCCCAGTCCGGGCTGCTGAACACGATGTACTCTTATGGGGCGGCGTTCGGGGTGCCGATCACTTTGATCCTGTTCCGGAAGGTCGAACGCAGCCGGATGCTGAAGCTGATGCTGTTTGTGACAATTTTGACGACCTTTGCGCTCATCTATGCCCAAAATTTTGTGCAGTTGCTGATTGTCCGGCTGCTGATGGGGATCTCCGCCAACAGCTATGGCGTTTTGGCCATTTCGACGATCTTGGCGCTCTCTCCCAAGGATCGACAAGGACGTTCCTTGGCTTTCTACATCATGGGCAGTTCCTTGGCGCTTGTCATCGGCATCCCGTTGACGCGCGCCTTGTCCTCCATCCTGGATTGGCGGAGCATTTTTTGGATATTGAATGGCATGATGCTGTTGTCGCTTGCCTATTTCCTGAAATATTTACCGAAGGCGGATCACGCGTCCACCAAACTGAATCTGAAAAAAGAGCTGCAGTTCTTTAAGGACAGGAAAACGTTGCTGCTGCTTGCCTATACGTTGACCATGTTCATGGGGTACAATGCCTTCTACACCTATGCCACGCCCTACTTGTTGCTGCTTTTCCCTTCCATCGAGCCACTGATGAGCCTGATTTTGGTTGCGCTTGGTCTCGCCAGTTTCACGGGCAACCTGCTCGGCGGCCACGTATCGGATGCCATCGGATACGCCAAGTCAATGATGCTCGGGGCGGTGCTCCAAACGGCAGCGATGTTGCTGATTCTTGTTTTCCAACCGTCGAAATGGTTGAGCGTGCTCTTCATTATCATGTGGCTGATGAGCGCCTGGTTCACCGGCCTGCAGCTTAACACCGGCATCGCCCAAGTGACCGAAAATAAATCCAGCTTCATGCTCAGCATCAACGGTTCCTTGATCCAACTGGGCGGTGCGTTCGGCGCCAGCCTAGCCGCCGTCGTCATCAACCTCAGCGGCATTCACAGCATCACCTTCGTCACCCTGCTGACCAGTCTGACGCTCGTGCTGATCCAAGTTGTTTCGATGAAGAAATATCCTTGA
- a CDS encoding class II aldolase: MQLVNGFTLMDYAEKNHLVLPAFNTTNYELTAGIIKGFEEAGLGGYIAISSSNLKLSSPKIIADMVKSVMKDISTPVALHLDHGKSFEDVKACIEAGFTSIMVDASHLPFEENIKEVKRTVEYCHFYGIPVEAELGAIQGKEDDHISNEDAKTDPNDVLEFVQRTGCDMLAVSIGNVHGMDLAPNLDFPLLQKIAELSPVPIVLHGGSGIPFDQVRKAKASNLIKVNYGSDLRQAFIRTFGEAYESDHNEFDIMSLSKKAINNVEARVEAIIKEVNNH; this comes from the coding sequence ATGCAACTAGTGAATGGTTTTACCTTGATGGATTACGCAGAAAAGAATCATTTAGTATTACCGGCATTTAACACAACCAATTATGAACTCACGGCAGGTATCATCAAAGGCTTTGAAGAAGCGGGCTTGGGAGGATATATTGCAATATCTTCAAGCAATCTCAAATTATCCAGTCCCAAAATCATCGCGGATATGGTTAAATCAGTAATGAAAGATATTTCCACACCAGTCGCACTGCATCTGGATCATGGAAAAAGCTTCGAAGATGTCAAAGCTTGTATTGAAGCAGGATTTACTTCCATCATGGTGGATGCTTCTCATCTGCCATTTGAGGAAAATATCAAGGAAGTGAAAAGGACTGTTGAGTATTGTCACTTCTACGGCATTCCGGTTGAAGCCGAACTAGGAGCCATTCAAGGAAAAGAAGACGATCATATTTCTAACGAAGACGCTAAGACAGACCCGAATGATGTGTTGGAATTTGTGCAGCGAACCGGCTGTGATATGCTGGCTGTCTCAATCGGAAATGTTCACGGAATGGACTTAGCACCAAATCTTGATTTTCCACTATTACAAAAAATCGCTGAACTCTCGCCGGTGCCAATCGTCCTCCATGGAGGGTCAGGTATTCCTTTCGATCAAGTACGAAAAGCAAAAGCGAGCAATCTAATCAAGGTCAATTATGGCTCTGATCTAAGACAAGCCTTTATCCGGACATTTGGAGAAGCATACGAGAGCGACCATAATGAATTTGATATTATGTCTCTTTCAAAAAAAGCTATCAATAATGTTGAAGCAAGAGTGGAGGCTATCATCAAAGAAGTAAATAACCATTAG
- a CDS encoding BglG family transcription antiterminator translates to MLNSRQKNIIEELEKNSPTYLTADHFVNKFEVSMRTVQSDIRTIREFLAQQGFAELVSVASKGSKLIIKDYTLYKSEMFQDKESLLESQTDRIRKLCILLLNQKKPVSRQFLTDRLYISTSTLASDLKEADHILKNYRLVIQRKRHAGIEIIGNEHDKRKCLLKLGHIEINHNQHNIEYQERQRQDIEKILVSVLLKRHYHISDTLFQNLVVHIEMAIKRINNGFYIRRDEIDKDLDFVSEVSVAEEIFSKLSKRFNFSVPESEITNLAIYIKGKSDYENDDYISEEVNNFILFALREINDKFDIDFTQEIELRISLALHLIPLFTRIEYNIQNENQLLDQIKQSFPLAFDIAAYMCLLLQQNMHKKIDQGEIAYLAIYFNQFLSKRNDISGKQRVLIITSLKRSESILLRQRFVTWFSNEISVLTLLNIHEINEIDIEEYDVIFATEQTEITDKIGAILISFYPSEAEYSKIKLAIDGFKDKFEIINLFSEELFHYGKFADKESVLDRICLNSSDKVHGDVTLLRESVRLREELGSSYFGNSIALPHPINPISAETFVSVILLKNELEWDSDHNKVRLVMLVAIEKNNAKVFQLWNYLSKIIQEKTFVSRLMQQPTFENFKDNLAQLLDEYI, encoded by the coding sequence GTGCTGAATTCGCGACAAAAGAATATCATTGAAGAGCTCGAAAAAAACAGCCCAACTTACTTAACCGCGGATCATTTCGTAAATAAGTTTGAAGTGAGTATGCGAACTGTTCAATCAGATATTCGAACAATCAGAGAATTTTTGGCCCAGCAAGGTTTCGCCGAATTGGTATCCGTTGCCTCCAAAGGAAGTAAACTCATCATCAAAGATTACACTTTATACAAATCTGAAATGTTTCAAGATAAGGAAAGTCTTCTGGAAAGTCAAACCGACAGAATCAGGAAGCTCTGCATACTGCTGCTGAACCAAAAAAAGCCAGTAAGCCGCCAGTTCTTGACAGACAGATTGTATATATCCACCTCAACGTTAGCTTCGGATTTGAAAGAGGCGGATCATATACTTAAGAATTATCGACTAGTGATACAACGTAAACGACACGCGGGTATCGAAATAATTGGAAATGAACATGACAAGAGAAAATGCTTATTGAAACTGGGTCATATTGAGATCAACCACAATCAACATAATATTGAATACCAGGAAAGGCAACGCCAGGATATTGAAAAAATTCTTGTCAGTGTGCTGCTGAAGCGCCATTACCATATTTCCGACACGCTCTTCCAAAATCTGGTTGTGCACATTGAAATGGCAATCAAGCGGATCAACAATGGCTTCTATATCCGCAGGGACGAAATCGACAAGGACTTGGACTTTGTGTCGGAGGTAAGTGTTGCCGAAGAAATTTTTTCAAAATTGAGTAAGCGCTTCAACTTCAGCGTTCCCGAATCAGAAATAACCAACTTGGCCATCTACATTAAGGGGAAAAGTGATTACGAAAATGACGACTATATTTCAGAGGAGGTAAATAACTTCATTCTATTTGCTCTAAGGGAAATAAACGACAAGTTCGATATTGATTTTACGCAAGAAATAGAATTGCGTATCTCTCTCGCTTTGCACTTGATACCGTTATTTACACGGATTGAATATAATATCCAAAATGAGAACCAACTGCTGGATCAAATCAAACAATCCTTCCCATTAGCCTTTGATATTGCAGCCTACATGTGCTTGCTTCTGCAGCAGAACATGCATAAAAAAATCGATCAAGGAGAAATTGCCTATTTAGCGATTTACTTTAATCAGTTTCTCTCGAAACGAAATGATATCTCAGGAAAACAAAGAGTGCTGATCATAACCAGCCTGAAAAGGAGCGAAAGCATCCTTTTGCGGCAGCGATTCGTGACCTGGTTTTCAAACGAAATTTCAGTTTTGACGTTATTGAATATTCATGAAATAAACGAAATCGATATTGAGGAGTACGATGTGATTTTCGCAACCGAACAAACGGAAATCACTGATAAAATCGGGGCAATTCTGATCAGCTTCTATCCAAGTGAAGCGGAATATTCAAAGATCAAGTTGGCCATCGATGGATTCAAGGATAAGTTCGAAATAATCAATCTGTTCAGCGAAGAGCTATTCCATTACGGTAAATTTGCTGATAAAGAATCAGTTTTGGATAGAATCTGCTTAAATTCAAGCGATAAGGTTCACGGAGATGTAACGCTTTTGAGAGAATCTGTACGTTTGAGGGAGGAACTGGGAAGTAGCTATTTTGGTAATAGCATCGCTCTCCCACACCCGATCAACCCTATCTCCGCAGAAACGTTTGTCTCGGTGATATTGCTTAAAAATGAGCTTGAATGGGATTCGGATCATAATAAGGTACGCCTGGTAATGCTTGTGGCAATTGAAAAGAACAACGCAAAAGTCTTTCAATTATGGAATTACCTATCGAAAATAATCCAGGAAAAAACCTTTGTAAGTCGCTTGATGCAACAACCGACATTTGAGAATTTCAAGGATAACTTGGCTCAACTGTTGGATGAATACATATGA
- a CDS encoding PTS sugar transporter subunit IIA: MVYILVSHGDLAKSMLGSAQMIVGEQTDIQAFGLYPQDDIGGLRDQVKAAIDEMGGEDVICFTDLFSGSPFNAVVSLMGEYPIRHITGMNLPMILEALMMRMNENNTPEDICEKLIAQAPETFVDVNEYLKVNLKD, from the coding sequence ATGGTATATATATTAGTTTCCCATGGGGATTTAGCAAAAAGCATGTTAGGAAGTGCTCAGATGATTGTTGGAGAACAGACGGATATTCAAGCTTTTGGTCTGTATCCACAAGATGATATTGGTGGATTGAGGGATCAAGTCAAAGCAGCCATTGATGAAATGGGAGGAGAAGATGTCATCTGTTTCACAGATTTATTCAGCGGCAGTCCTTTCAATGCGGTTGTTTCATTGATGGGCGAATATCCGATTCGACATATTACCGGTATGAATTTACCAATGATCTTAGAGGCATTAATGATGCGGATGAATGAGAACAACACACCTGAAGATATCTGCGAAAAATTAATTGCGCAAGCTCCAGAAACGTTTGTGGATGTAAATGAATATTTGAAAGTTAACTTAAAGGATTAA
- a CDS encoding PTS sugar transporter subunit IIB — protein sequence MKNIIFARVDDRLIHGEVVTAWTPTYSINHIIIIDDIVASDPFQKRILKALAPTKVRVDAFTTEEGIQELSKDFNEKERVLLLTKTPITYAKLVEGGIKLPQVNLGGMGIRDKRKPFIKNVACDEDEVNAIRSMVEKGVHVFYQLVPEQRLIEITNLL from the coding sequence ATGAAAAACATTATATTCGCACGAGTGGATGACCGCCTGATTCATGGAGAAGTGGTGACTGCTTGGACACCAACTTATAGCATCAATCACATCATTATCATTGATGACATCGTGGCCAGCGATCCCTTTCAAAAACGAATTTTGAAAGCGCTGGCACCCACCAAGGTAAGAGTGGATGCATTTACGACAGAAGAAGGAATCCAGGAACTAAGTAAAGACTTTAATGAAAAAGAACGCGTGCTGCTGTTGACGAAGACACCGATTACCTATGCAAAATTAGTTGAAGGCGGAATCAAATTGCCGCAAGTAAACTTAGGCGGAATGGGCATTCGCGACAAGAGAAAACCATTCATCAAGAATGTTGCTTGTGATGAGGACGAAGTGAATGCTATCCGCAGCATGGTGGAAAAGGGCGTGCATGTATTTTATCAATTAGTACCAGAGCAACGTTTGATCGAAATCACTAATTTACTATAA
- a CDS encoding PTS sugar transporter subunit IIC produces the protein MSIFQAFLCGLIYFFAIGNLPFVGLWSLQRPLVCGLLTGIVLGDPLMGAMTGASINLVYLGFISAGGSMPADMALAGILGTAFAITGGLDAQTALSLAVPIGLLGTIVWYARMTFGSIFVHVADNYIEKGEYHKIWRANVLFPQLLTALITIIPCGLAAYYGASYISGFLEVLSGPTLTIFTVIGGMMPALGVAITLQYIFKGEAKVFLFLGFILATYSGLDLLPLGVIAGIVAIIYVQLSGKNSDSEDEVYE, from the coding sequence ATGTCCATCTTTCAAGCATTCTTATGCGGTTTAATCTATTTCTTCGCAATCGGTAATCTTCCCTTTGTTGGTTTATGGTCATTACAGAGACCCTTGGTTTGCGGTCTTCTTACAGGTATTGTATTAGGGGATCCGTTAATGGGAGCGATGACTGGGGCTTCCATCAACTTGGTCTACCTAGGATTCATTTCGGCAGGCGGATCGATGCCTGCGGATATGGCACTAGCAGGGATTCTGGGTACTGCTTTTGCGATTACTGGTGGTTTGGATGCACAAACAGCCTTGTCTTTAGCGGTTCCTATCGGATTATTGGGAACTATCGTTTGGTACGCCCGTATGACATTTGGCTCAATCTTTGTGCACGTTGCTGATAACTACATTGAAAAAGGTGAGTATCACAAGATTTGGAGAGCGAATGTACTGTTCCCACAATTGCTGACAGCTTTGATTACGATCATTCCTTGCGGCTTAGCAGCTTATTATGGAGCAAGCTATATTTCCGGATTCCTTGAAGTATTGAGTGGACCAACATTGACGATTTTCACAGTTATCGGTGGAATGATGCCGGCGTTAGGGGTTGCCATTACCTTGCAATATATCTTTAAAGGGGAAGCCAAAGTATTCTTATTCCTTGGATTCATTTTAGCGACATATTCTGGCCTGGACTTATTGCCTTTAGGTGTCATCGCCGGTATTGTTGCCATTATCTACGTTCAATTATCAGGTAAAAATTCTGATTCGGAGGATGAAGTGTATGAATAA
- a CDS encoding PTS system mannose/fructose/sorbose family transporter subunit IID: protein MNNEVEGSIRKKDLIRAWLIWENLPQTCYNYERMMGQAVAHVFVPISKRLYNDDPEKKKEMMKREIEFFNVHIEFGSCIIGMIIALEEQKAKGKEIPNEFITSLKTSLMGPLSGVGDTIFQGVLIPILLAICIDLTLKGTIWGAIIYAVSIIAIAWGMSYANFMFGYRAGADAIMDFLEKGILNKVLKGAEIMGCMVMGGLISNYVKMHVALQIVSSTTTFSVQEQFLDAVMPNILPFGFTMLVYYLMKKGFSSLKIIGFIVIMGILGGALGILG, encoded by the coding sequence ATGAATAACGAAGTAGAGGGTTCTATCCGCAAAAAAGACTTAATTCGCGCATGGCTCATCTGGGAGAACCTGCCCCAAACCTGCTATAACTATGAGCGCATGATGGGTCAAGCCGTTGCCCATGTGTTTGTACCTATATCAAAACGCCTTTACAATGATGATCCAGAGAAAAAGAAAGAAATGATGAAACGCGAAATTGAATTCTTCAATGTTCATATTGAATTTGGCTCGTGCATCATCGGAATGATCATTGCGCTTGAAGAACAGAAAGCAAAAGGCAAAGAAATACCGAATGAGTTCATCACGAGTCTGAAGACATCGCTGATGGGACCATTATCCGGCGTCGGCGATACCATCTTCCAAGGGGTATTGATCCCGATCTTATTGGCAATCTGTATCGACTTAACGCTGAAAGGGACAATTTGGGGAGCGATCATCTACGCTGTATCCATCATCGCTATCGCTTGGGGAATGAGTTACGCAAACTTTATGTTCGGGTATAGGGCCGGTGCCGATGCCATCATGGACTTCCTGGAGAAAGGCATCCTCAATAAAGTACTGAAGGGCGCCGAAATAATGGGTTGTATGGTAATGGGCGGGCTGATCTCCAATTATGTGAAAATGCACGTGGCCTTACAGATCGTCAGTTCCACTACAACGTTCAGTGTCCAAGAGCAATTTTTAGATGCAGTGATGCCTAATATCCTGCCGTTCGGCTTTACGATGCTGGTTTACTATCTGATGAAAAAAGGCTTCTCTTCCCTAAAAATTATCGGGTTTATCGTAATTATGGGCATTTTGGGTGGCGCTTTGGGTATTTTGGGCTAA
- a CDS encoding zinc-binding dehydrogenase, whose protein sequence is MKAIVETGVKQLEIQDLPTPEIKADEVLMKVRANGLCTNDIRDYLGDTAYSFPRVGGHEFSGEIVAVGEDVNPAHFQVGDHVVKYIIPSCGECHYCKIGRENLCEEIYTSPTFQNPEGISGFWGLAQYIAVKSKDLYKFPKETPFTHSAFTEPLACVVNSVERAEILYGQDVLVIGGGVMGLMHIMLVKLRGARVILSEPNEARRKLAEQLGADVVFDPMARDAVAFVKEQTEGRGADVVFNTTALPAIAKQSIDFTAKGGQTFIFSSLHPNDPVPTNLGAIHSLEKVITGTVSPTIRTFYRSVQLIAKGIVDITPLLDKVYDYEDAVEAFEYAMRPDTLKTIITFD, encoded by the coding sequence ATGAAAGCTATCGTAGAAACAGGTGTGAAGCAGTTGGAAATACAGGATTTGCCTACTCCAGAAATAAAGGCAGACGAAGTGCTGATGAAGGTCCGTGCCAATGGACTTTGCACCAATGATATCCGCGATTACCTAGGAGATACAGCCTATTCTTTTCCTCGAGTAGGCGGTCATGAATTCAGTGGGGAAATCGTAGCGGTGGGTGAAGATGTAAATCCGGCGCATTTCCAAGTGGGGGATCACGTCGTTAAATACATCATTCCCTCATGTGGTGAGTGCCATTACTGTAAAATTGGAAGAGAAAACTTATGCGAAGAAATATACACGTCACCAACGTTCCAGAATCCTGAGGGCATCTCGGGCTTCTGGGGACTGGCACAATACATTGCTGTTAAAAGTAAAGATCTGTATAAATTTCCTAAGGAGACTCCGTTTACACATAGTGCCTTTACGGAACCATTAGCTTGTGTAGTAAACAGTGTTGAACGCGCAGAAATATTATATGGACAAGATGTACTGGTTATAGGCGGTGGCGTCATGGGCTTGATGCATATCATGCTGGTAAAATTGCGTGGTGCGCGTGTGATTCTGAGTGAGCCGAATGAAGCGCGACGCAAGCTAGCCGAGCAACTCGGTGCTGATGTAGTATTTGATCCAATGGCAAGGGATGCAGTCGCTTTTGTAAAAGAGCAGACGGAAGGGCGTGGCGCTGACGTTGTTTTCAATACGACCGCGCTGCCTGCAATCGCCAAGCAATCCATAGATTTCACGGCTAAGGGTGGGCAAACGTTTATATTCAGCTCCCTGCATCCGAATGATCCGGTTCCAACAAATCTGGGGGCTATCCACTCTCTCGAGAAAGTAATCACTGGGACCGTCAGCCCAACAATCCGAACGTTCTACCGCTCTGTGCAATTGATTGCCAAAGGGATTGTGGATATCACGCCATTATTGGATAAAGTGTACGATTACGAAGACGCAGTGGAAGCTTTCGAGTACGCGATGCGCCCCGATACGCTGAAGACAATCATCACGTTTGATTAA